Sequence from the Luteolibacter flavescens genome:
CGATGTGACCATCAGTTCGCCCTTCGCTTCGTAATTACCCGCACGGATCACGAGGTTCTTCAGCGGGTGGCCTTCCGCGATACGTAGAACCTCGGCGGACCACTCGGTTTCCCATCCGCAGTTCGCCGGAGCGAGCGGTGTCACTTCGACTCCAAGGCCTTCGAGGATCGATGTCCACTTTCCATCCGATCCGGTGATGGACCATGATGCCCCCCCGAGCGCGAGGATGACGGCATCGAACGCATAAGTACGATGTTCATCGTAGATGGAGAAACCGACTTCGTGCGGTGGTCCCGGCTTGAGGCCGGTCCAGCGATGATTCATCGCGAAGGTCACGCCGAGCGCGCGCAGGCGATCCACCCAGCGGCGGAGCAGGGGAGCCGCCTTCATCTCGCGAGGGTAAACGCGGCCGGTGCGTTGCTCGAATGTCTCGATGCCGAGGCCCGCTGCCCATTCGCGCAGGTCCGAGGGCGTGAAGGAGGAGATGGCGTGCTGCCAGAAATCCGGTGGCCCCGAGTAGCGCGAGATGAAGCGCTCGAGATCCTCGCCGTGGGTGATATTCAGTCCGCCCCGCCCCGCGACCAGCAACTTGCGGCCCACGGATGGCTTCGCGTCGAAGACAGTGACGGAGGCTCCTCGTTGCGCTGCGACCTCCGCGGCGCGGAGCCCGGCCGGCCCACCTCCGATGACCGCGAGTTTCATGCTGTCACGGGGCTGGTCATCGCCCGTTTGCTGTTTCATGATCCGGCATGCGTTTGCAGCAGGACCAGTTGTGGAAGAGGGGCGAGGAGTTCATCCGGATCACGCGGCTGGAGCGTTTCGAAGTGGCCTACAAGACGATGGCCGACCTGTCCACGAAGGAAGGCGAGCACCACGTGCTGCCGAAGAAGGAATTCTGCCGCCTGGTCCGCGGTGCGAAGCTGGTGGAGGCGGAAGACGACTGACGGCAGCGACCTGCTGCCGTCATTGATGAATCCCCCTGCGGCAGCGCGCCGCGGCCGCTGTCACTGGGCGAGCGCGCGATCCAGCGCCGCCTTCACGAAGCCCGCGAAGAGCGGATGCGGCTTGTTCGGCTTGGACTGGAATTCCGGGTGGAACTGCGCACCGAGGAAGAACGGATGGTTTGGGATCTCGACGATCTCGACGAGGCCTTCTTTCTCGGAGACCGACGAGATGACGAGTCCGCATTCCTGCAGCTTGTCCTGGAAGTCGGAGTTGAACTCGTAGCGGTGGCGATGACGCTCGTGAATGCGGTCCGCGCCGCTGTAGAGGTCCGCCGCCTTCGTTCCTGCGAAGACGATGCTCTCGCATGAACCGAGGCGCATGGTGGCCCCCATGTCTTCCACGCCCTTCTGCTCTTCCTGCAGGCAGATGACGGGGAAGGGGGTGTTCTTGTCGAACTCGGTCGAGTTCGCACCACGAAGCTTGCAGACATTCCGCGCGAACTCGATCGTAGCGATCTGCATGCCGAGGCAGATGCCGAAGTAGGGGATGTTGCTCTCTCGGGCATACTGGGCCGCGAGAATCTTGCCCTCGATGCCGCGGTCGCCGAAGCCGCCGGGGACGAGGATGCCATCGACATCGCCGATGACCGCCTTCGCGCCGTGGTCCTCGATAGCCTCGGCTTCCACGCGGACGATGTTCACCTTCGTATCGTGATGCGCACCGGCGTGGATGAGGGATTCGTAGATCGACTTGTAGGCGTCCTGCAGCTCGATGTATTTGCCCGCGACCGCGATGGTCACCTTGTTCTTCGGGTGGATGACGCGGCGGACGAAGTGCTCCCAGTCGTCAAGCGCGGGAGAAGGCGTATGGCCGAGGCCGATGCGATCCACTACGAGGCGGTCGATCTTGTCGCGGCGCAGGTCCAGCGGGCATTCGTAGATCGTGTGGGCCACGTCGCGGAAGGCGACCACGTTCTTCTTCTCGACGTTGCAGAACATCGCGATCTTCTTGCGGTTGTCCTCGTCGAGGTCCGCTTCGGTGCGGCAGATGATGATGTCCGGCTGGATGCCGAGTTCGCGGAGCTTCGCGACGGATTGCTGGGTCGGCTTCGTCTTCACCTCGCCCGCCGCCTTGATGAAAGGCAGCAGCGTCACGTGGATGAAGCAGACGTTCTCCTTGCCCACCTCGAGGGCGAACTGGCGCAGCGCCTCCACGAAGAGCAGGCCCTCCATGTCGCCGACCGTGCCGCCGATCTCCGTGATCAGCACGTCCACGTCGGGGTTGTTGTCCGTCACCGCGTGCAGGCGGCATTTGATCTCGTCGGTCACGTGCGGGATGAACTGCACGGTCTTGCCGAGGTATTCGCCCTTGCGCTCCTTCTTGATCACCGCGTCGAAGACTTGGCCCGAGGTCAGGTTGTTCATCCGCGACATCACGCCGGAGGTGAAGCGCTCGTAGTGGCCGAGGTCCAGGTCCGTCTCCGCGCCGTCATCCAGCACGTACACCTCGCCGTGCTGGTAGGGCGACATGGTGCCCGGGTCCACGTTGAGATACGGGTCGAATTTCTGCATCAGCGTCTTGAGGCCGCGGTGCTCCAGCAGCGCGCCGATGGAGGCGGCGGCGAGACCTTTGCCGAGGGACGAGACGACACCGCCGGTGACGAAGATGTATTTCATGGGTGGGACAGTTGGCTGGTAAGGATGGACTCGACGTGCGCGGCTTGTTCGGGAGTGTCAACACCGGGTGAGGTGTCATTTGTGGGCAGGACCCGGATCGACGCCCCGTTTTCCAGGGCGCGGAGTTGTTCGAGCGATTCGGCCTGCTCCAGCGGAGAGGGAGGCCAGGTGACGAATCTCTCAAGGAAAGTGCGGCGGTA
This genomic interval carries:
- a CDS encoding NAD(P)/FAD-dependent oxidoreductase, which translates into the protein MKQQTGDDQPRDSMKLAVIGGGPAGLRAAEVAAQRGASVTVFDAKPSVGRKLLVAGRGGLNITHGEDLERFISRYSGPPDFWQHAISSFTPSDLREWAAGLGIETFEQRTGRVYPREMKAAPLLRRWVDRLRALGVTFAMNHRWTGLKPGPPHEVGFSIYDEHRTYAFDAVILALGGASWSITGSDGKWTSILEGLGVEVTPLAPANCGWETEWSAEVLRIAEGHPLKNLVIRAGNYEAKGELMVTSYGLEGGAIYQLGAALRSMNEPTIHIDFKPTFSTEELAARLTAANIDPVKDCKRLWKLSDAAHAILCDALSPATSALQLAARAKNFPVRFKSPRPIDESISSAGGVCWDELYSNLMLRKFPGIFLAGEMIDWEAPTGGYLMQGCFATATIAAISATV
- a CDS encoding CTP synthase, whose amino-acid sequence is MKYIFVTGGVVSSLGKGLAAASIGALLEHRGLKTLMQKFDPYLNVDPGTMSPYQHGEVYVLDDGAETDLDLGHYERFTSGVMSRMNNLTSGQVFDAVIKKERKGEYLGKTVQFIPHVTDEIKCRLHAVTDNNPDVDVLITEIGGTVGDMEGLLFVEALRQFALEVGKENVCFIHVTLLPFIKAAGEVKTKPTQQSVAKLRELGIQPDIIICRTEADLDEDNRKKIAMFCNVEKKNVVAFRDVAHTIYECPLDLRRDKIDRLVVDRIGLGHTPSPALDDWEHFVRRVIHPKNKVTIAVAGKYIELQDAYKSIYESLIHAGAHHDTKVNIVRVEAEAIEDHGAKAVIGDVDGILVPGGFGDRGIEGKILAAQYARESNIPYFGICLGMQIATIEFARNVCKLRGANSTEFDKNTPFPVICLQEEQKGVEDMGATMRLGSCESIVFAGTKAADLYSGADRIHERHRHRYEFNSDFQDKLQECGLVISSVSEKEGLVEIVEIPNHPFFLGAQFHPEFQSKPNKPHPLFAGFVKAALDRALAQ